In Silene latifolia isolate original U9 population chromosome 3, ASM4854445v1, whole genome shotgun sequence, a single window of DNA contains:
- the LOC141649699 gene encoding uncharacterized protein LOC141649699 has product MTVYGKGSYMEVGMGHEYTIAKGYDWLRDKGEKVQWSKYIWNKWIVPKHAMLVWIYQHQSLNTNAKLKSLGIVDNDACLVCGDAIKTLEHLFLNCAYSRLVISALECWLNLHLPTQNLIDWRWRRKGSKMKQGFLNAVLNATIYQIWRQRNLSRFEGKLVRPKRVAQNIVIEMKIRVTGIANRSMDARDRVWCRDLQIEI; this is encoded by the exons ATGACAGTGTATGGAAAAGGCAGCTATATGGAAGTTGGTATG GGCCATGAGTACACTATAGCCAAGGGGTACGACTGGTTGAGGGATAAGGGAGAAAAAGTCCAATGGAGTAAATATATATGGAATAAATGGATTGTACCTAAGCACGCAATGCTTGTTTGGATATATCAACATCAAAGCCTGAATACTAATGCGAAGCTTAAAAGTTTAGGGATAGTGGATAATGATGCATGTCTCGTCTGTGGTGATGCAATCAAGACTTTGGAGCACTTGTTCCTTAATTGTGCATATAGTAGGCTTGTAATTTCTGCACTTGAGTGCTGGTTGAACTTACATCTCCCAACCCAGAATCTGATAGATTGGAGATGGAGAAGGAAGGGATCGAAGATGAAACAAGGCTTTTTGAATGCTGTGCTCAATGCAACAATATATCAAATATGGAGACAGAGGAATTTAAGCAGGTTTGAAGGCAAGTTGGTCAGACCTAAGAGAGTGGCTCAGAATATAGTGatagaaatgaaaataagagTCACTGGAATTGCTAATAGATCCATGGATGCTCGGGATAGAGTTTGGTGTCGAGATTTACAGATTGAAATCTAG
- the LOC141649700 gene encoding uncharacterized protein LOC141649700, with the protein MEVLRSSSPKRSSDMNETKVKSVNMNKVISVMFRDWSITINNAYHKGGRVWVLWKPQVVDIIFLEYDAQYIHMMVTDKLNNNQFAHTLVYAFNGVAQRESLWANLSRIASSITGPWAIGGDFNYVLQAQKRLGGNVTVAESEPFQNCLDVYGMIDIQATGAYYTWSNKQPPETRVYSRLDRFLVYQDWMRKLPDYFAHFPPERMFDHNPCLSSAPGFLDCVQKVWAQRVEGTKMYEVVSKLKALKPELKRINRDHFSDIENNADIA; encoded by the exons ATGGAGGTCCTGAGGTCTAGTTCTCCAAAGAGGTCCAGTGACATGAATG AAACCAAGGTTAAATCTGTCAATATGAATAAAGTTATCAGTGTTATGTTTAGAGACTGGAGTATAACAATTAATAATGCTTATCACAAAGGAGGAAGAGTTTGGGTTTTGTGGAAACCACAAGTGGTTGATATAATTTTTCTGGAATATGATGCCCAATACATACATATGATGGTTACAGATAAACTGAATAATAACCAGTTTGCTCATACACTGGTTTATGCCTTTAATGGGGTGGCTCAAAGAGAGAGTCTATGGGCTAATTTATCAAGAATTGCTAGTTCCATCACAGGGCCATGGGCTATTGGTGGGGACTTCAATTATGTCTTGCAAGCTCAGAAGAGATTGGGGGGTAATGTGACAGTAGCTGAGTCTGAGCCTTTTCAAAATTGTTTAGATGTCTATGGTATGATTGATATTCAAGCTACTGGAGCTTACTACACTTGGAGTAATAAGCAGCCCCCTGAAACTAGGGTCTATAGTAGACTTGATAGGTTTCTGGTGTATCAGGATTGGATGAGAAAGTTACCAGATTATTTTGCTCATTTTCCTCCTGAAAGAATGTTTGATCATAATCCTTGTCTG AGTTCTGCCCCTGGTTTTTTGGACTGTGTGCAAAAAGTATGGGCTCAAAGGGTGGAAGGTACTAAAATGTATGAGGTTGTGAGTAAATTGAAGGCTCTTAAGCCAGAGCTCAAGAGGATTAACAGGGATCATTTCTCTGATATTGAAAACAATGCAGATATTGCTTAG
- the LOC141649701 gene encoding uncharacterized protein LOC141649701: MSGNWKAICKTRDLFQHEYSHGLRRQKWGWSKLVWNNAAVPKHCFVNWLIMRNALNTKEKLHRIGVISDDLCCICQVSFETVTHLFQQCPYVLKLLELACDWLKIPKPQGNSLIWTGRRNWSQVQKDICLAVFMAVHYMVWQQCNSARLEGVLVRPTVVFTQCKNLMKIRLRCQSSKVVRASDRDWINCILN; this comes from the exons ATGAGTGGCAACTGGAAGGCGATATGTAAGACCAGGGATCTGTTTCAGCATGAGTATTCACATG GCTTAAGGAGACAAAAGTGGGGGTGGTCTAAGCTGGTTTGGAATAATGCTGCTGTTCCTAAGCATTGTTTTGTTAACTGGCTTATTATGAGGAATGCACTTAACACTAAAGAGAAGCTACATAGGATTGGAGTTATTTCTGATGACTTGTGCTGCATTTGCCAAGTGAGTTTTGAGACTGTTACTCATCTGTTCCAGCAATGCCCGTATGTTCTGAAGCTACTGGAGTTGGCCTGTGACTGGCTGAAGATTCCAAAACCCCAAGGGAATTCTCTTATCTGGACTGGTAGGAGAAATTGGTCACAGGTGCAGAAGGATATATGCTTAGCAGTCTTTATGGCTGTACATTACATGGTTTGGCAGCAATGTAACTCTGCCAGATTAGAAGGTGTTTTGGTACGACCTACTGTTGTGTTTACTCAATGCAAAAACCTGATGAAAATCAGGCTTAGATGTCAATCAAGTAAGGTTGTAAGAGCTAGTGATAGGGATTGGATCAATTGTATTCTAAACTAA